From the genome of Streptococcus lutetiensis, one region includes:
- a CDS encoding DUF1304 domain-containing protein, whose protein sequence is MSLITIILSLLVALEHFYIMYLETVTTQSPATARVFGLPQEELERESVSNLFKNQGVYNGLIAVFLLYGIFTENISIVVIFLLNVILAAIYGSLTADKKIILKQGGLAILALLTFLF, encoded by the coding sequence ATGTCACTTATTACTATTATTTTGTCATTATTGGTTGCTTTGGAACATTTTTATATTATGTATTTAGAAACAGTTACAACACAATCACCTGCGACAGCGCGTGTTTTTGGACTACCGCAAGAAGAGTTAGAACGTGAGTCTGTAAGTAATTTATTTAAAAATCAAGGTGTTTACAATGGCTTGATTGCGGTATTTTTACTTTACGGTATCTTTACAGAAAATATTAGTATTGTGGTTATTTTTCTTTTGAACGTTATTTTGGCAGCAATTTATGGTAGCTTGACGGCTGATAAAAAAATCATACTTAAGCAAGGTGGCCTAGCTATTTTAGCTTTGTTAACATTTTTATTTTAA